The nucleotide sequence AAGCTAATAGCAACCCCATGTATCTCATGATCTAGCTGGTAATCTTGGATAACAGTGACCATATTACTGAGAAAAATGTTTAAATCATCGATGTTCGTGTTGTACTTGTCCTTTGTAAGGATTGTTCCGTCGCTCAATAGGACAGAATGTTTCACTTTTGTACCGCCTACATCAATCGCAACATACTTTTCCATGTCATCCCTCATTTCAAGTTTATCCTGTATGTTTTTGGGTCCTCCCTGAAAATAAGTTCCCTCCCTTCATTCCCTACACTTTTCTGATAAAACGAAGAAGTTTGACCAAAGTATAATGCTATTATGTAAGCGTTGTCAATACCGTGATGGAAAGCATCTTTTCTACTAAAATGAGGAAACCCCTTCCGTGTAGAAGGGGTTTCCCGGTTATAAGCTGGAAAAAAACTCATCCAAAGTTTGATTAAATTTTTCTGTTTCCTCTAAAAATAACAAATGACTACTATTCTCAAAAGCTACTAGCCTCGACTCAGGAATTCGTTCCTGAATATAGGCGCCCGCTTCAACCGGAAAGAAACCGACGCTTCCAAAACAAATCAGTGTTGGCACGGTCACATTCCCTAAAGTATCTCGATAATCCACGGCAGTCTGATTAAATACAATGGTACTTTCAATAGACGCCGGAAGTTTGTTCATCTCTTCCAGAACCCAGTCATATTCAGCCTGTTCTGGTTTTTCTTTATACATGCCATGGATAAATTCAGCATTAAACCCGTGCTGATCCTCTTGAATCGCTTGCATCACACCTTTAATGGCTTCAAAATCAAACGCTCCAAAGTCCCAGCCTGGCCAAATGTAGTCAGAAGGAGACTGGTCGACAACCGTAGTTGCTTTAATATTTTCTCTGCCAAATTGGTTGATATAATCCCAAACGACAAATGCGCCCATCGACCAGCCAACAAGAATGACATCTTTCAAATCAAGCTGCTCAATAAAAGCTTTCATATCTCGTGCATATTGAGCTACCGTGTGACCGTGCTCCACTTTACTGGATTGGCCATGTCCCCTTAAATCTACTGTGAGCACTCTGTAGTTCTTTTGGAAATAGGGAACTTGCTTCTGGAAAAACTTACTGCTCATCATCACGCCATGAATGAATAAAACAGGCTGACCTTGTCCGTGATCTTCATAAAATAATTGAGTATTGTCCTCTAATGTGAGGTAAGGCATATACATTCAACTCCTTTTCTAAAATATATGACTTTCTCCTAGTGCCATTCTATTTTTTTACTCTAATGGTTAGACTGGAAACCAAAGAAAAGAGGGATTACTAATGGAGCAACAAAATGGTTCATTCCCTAAGGGCTGTCTATTTGGTACATTACTTGCACTCCCGATTTGGGGACTTATTTATTTATCCATTCGGATTTTGGTCTAAGTTTCATATAGTT is from Radiobacillus kanasensis and encodes:
- a CDS encoding alpha/beta fold hydrolase codes for the protein MPYLTLEDNTQLFYEDHGQGQPVLFIHGVMMSSKFFQKQVPYFQKNYRVLTVDLRGHGQSSKVEHGHTVAQYARDMKAFIEQLDLKDVILVGWSMGAFVVWDYINQFGRENIKATTVVDQSPSDYIWPGWDFGAFDFEAIKGVMQAIQEDQHGFNAEFIHGMYKEKPEQAEYDWVLEEMNKLPASIESTIVFNQTAVDYRDTLGNVTVPTLICFGSVGFFPVEAGAYIQERIPESRLVAFENSSHLLFLEETEKFNQTLDEFFSSL